A genomic segment from Panthera tigris isolate Pti1 chromosome A1, P.tigris_Pti1_mat1.1, whole genome shotgun sequence encodes:
- the UBE2D2 gene encoding ubiquitin-conjugating enzyme E2 D2 isoform X4 yields MFHWQATIMGPNDSPYQGGVFFLTIHFPTDYPFKPPKVAFTTRIYHPNINSNGSICLDILRSQWSPALTISKVLLSICSLLCDPNPDDPLVPEIARIYKTDREKYNRIAREWTQKYAM; encoded by the exons tgttCCATTGGCAAGCTACGATAATGGGGCCA AATGACAGTCCCTATCAGGGTGGAGTATTTTTCTTGACAATTCATTTCCCAACAGATTATCCTTTCAAGCCACCTAAG gtTGCATTTACAACAAGAATTTATCATCCAAATATTAACAGTAATGGCAGCATTTGTCTTGATATTCTACGGTCACAGTGGTCTCCAGCACTAACTATTTCAAAAG TACTCTTGTCCATCTGTTCTCTGTTGTGTGATCCCAATCCAGATGATCCTTTAGTGCCTGAGATTGCTCGGATCTACAAAACAGATAGAGAAAA GTACAACAGAATAGCTCGGGAATGGACTCAGAAGTATGCGAtgtaa
- the UBE2D2 gene encoding ubiquitin-conjugating enzyme E2 D2 isoform X5, giving the protein MFHWQATIMGPNDSPYQGGVFFLTIHFPTDYPFKPPKVAFTTRIYHPNINSNGSICLDILRSQWSPALTISKVLLSICSLLCDPNPDDPLVPEIARIYKTDREKYNRIAREWTQKYAM; this is encoded by the exons A tgttCCATTGGCAAGCTACGATAATGGGGCCA AATGACAGTCCCTATCAGGGTGGAGTATTTTTCTTGACAATTCATTTCCCAACAGATTATCCTTTCAAGCCACCTAAG gtTGCATTTACAACAAGAATTTATCATCCAAATATTAACAGTAATGGCAGCATTTGTCTTGATATTCTACGGTCACAGTGGTCTCCAGCACTAACTATTTCAAAAG TACTCTTGTCCATCTGTTCTCTGTTGTGTGATCCCAATCCAGATGATCCTTTAGTGCCTGAGATTGCTCGGATCTACAAAACAGATAGAGAAAA GTACAACAGAATAGCTCGGGAATGGACTCAGAAGTATGCGAtgtaa